Proteins from a single region of Hordeum vulgare subsp. vulgare chromosome 6H, MorexV3_pseudomolecules_assembly, whole genome shotgun sequence:
- the LOC123401772 gene encoding uncharacterized protein LOC123401772 — protein sequence MAFLFNKFQEAIKTLAKSPRFARDPRHIQFDADVNRLFLFTSYNRLGKHSEEKDVEEIIDLANKASVTDQQKQVQQNVHYQLKHICKAMDSILRPDTNDPSQSPSDAYNNSRRSGLSLAVGTGVASANKPAVPATRPLTRAELSNKFRDQFGYTLDIKPSLIPHKDAGQGLFLSGEANVGAVLAIYPGVIYSPAYYRYIPGYPRIDACNSYLITRYDGTIINAKPWHLGGETREVWDGSDPVDYSTTPPKSPESNSDRAWRMLNKPLQKSGSENFGDVLERRNPLAFGHFANHPPGGSTPNVMICPYDFPLTEKDIRAYIPNIAFGGEEPVTMKRFGSFWFKSRTPGKPTGESPVLRTLVLVSTRSVCDEELYLNYRYSSSKGRPEWYTPVDEEEDKRRWS from the exons ATGGCGTTTCTCTTCAACAAATTCCAAGAG GCAATCAAAACACTTGCTAAGAGTCCAAGGTTTGCTCGAGACCCTCGGCATATCCAGTTTGACGCTGATGTGAATCGTTTATTTCTCTTTACCAG CTATAATCGTTTGGGAAAGCATTCTGAAGAAAAGGACGTTGAGGAGATTATTGACTTGGCTAACAAAGCATCTGTTACTGACCAGCAGAAACAAGTGCAGCAAAATGTTCATTATCAACTTAAGCATATATGCAAAGCAATGGACAGCATTCTTCGTCCTGATACAAATGATCCATCACAATCTCCTTCTGATGCTTATAATAATTCTCGGCGAAGTGGTTTGAGTTTGGCCGTTGGCACAGGAGTTGCATCTGCAAACAAGCCAG CTGTTCCTGCTACGCGACCTTTAACTCGAGCTGAACTGTCCAATAAATTTAGGGATCAGTTTGGCTACACCCTTGACATCAAGCCGTCATTAATACCTCACAAAGATGCAGGGCAAGGTCTGTTCTTATCTGGAGAAGCtaatgttggtgctgtcctagccaTCTACCCTGGAGTTATATACTCACCTGCTTATTATCGATATATCCCTGGATACCCAAGAATCGATGCGTGCAACAGCTATCTTATTACAAGATATGACGGAACAATAATCAATGCGAAGCCATGGCACTTAGGTGGTGAAACAAGAGAAGTATGGGATGGTTCAGATCCAGTGGATTACAGTACAACGCCACCCAAAAGCCCAGAGAGCAACTCTGACCGGGCATGGAGGATGCTTAACAAGCCCCTGCAGAAGAGTGGCAGTGAAAACTTTGGTGATGTGCTTGAACGGCGAAATCCACTGGCTTTTGGTCATTTCGCGAACCACCCACCGGGAGGGTCGACCCCTAACGTCATGATCTGCCCATATGATTTCCCATTGACAGAGAAGGACATCAGAGCATACATCCCGAACATTGCTTTTGGTGGTGAAGAGCCCGTTACAATGAAGAGGTTTGGCTCCTTCTGGTTCAAGTCCAGAACCCCTGGTAAACCGACTGGGGAGTCACCGGTTCTGAGgacgcttgtgctagtgagtacgaGGTCCGTATGTGACGAAGAACTCTACCTGAACTACAGGTACAGCAGCTCAAAGGGGCGGCCAGAGTGGTATACCCCagttgatgaagaagaggataagaggagatggAGCTAG